The sequence TCCGCTGAAACATGGATGGTTTTCCGTGTACCTCTAAAAAGATGAACTATTCTAGACTTCAACTACAGCAAATGCTGCTGCCATCGTAGCACTATGTGTAATACTGATATGTATTTTTGATTCGAAAACACCTAAATCCTCTAGAATTTGACCCGAAATATGACATATTGGTTTCCCTAATTCATTGGGTACGATGTTTATGTCTTGAAAACCAATTTTTTTTCCGATACCACACCCTAAAGCTTTTACAACCGCTTCCTTAGCTGCGAATCTTCCAGCGACAAATTCCACGCTGTTTTTTTCACGTTTCATGTATATGTTTTTTTCCTGTGGAGTTAAAATGCGATCTACAAATTTTTTGCCATGATTTTTATTTACGACATTTTCTACCCTTGATATTTCAATTAGATCATTACCAATACCATATATCATAAACAACCTAAATTCCTGGAATCAGATTTCTTTTATGTTCTGTGTTTTTATACAACTGTTCCAATTTTTCTCTAACTTTAGGATCTACTTCTTTTCCTTCAAGAAAATCACTATTCTGTTCATAAGTAATACCTAACTCAGTTTCATCGGTTTGTCCTGCCCATAAACCCGCAGTAGGTGCTTTTTCAATCACCGTTTTGGGAACACCTAATTTATTTGCTAACATTCTTACTTGCCTTTTAGATAATGTGCTTAACGGAGTAATGTCTACGGCTCCATCCCCATACTTAGTGAAAAATCCCGTTAGTGCCTCAGATGCGTGATCCGTACCGACAACCAATAAATTCCTCTCAAATGCTAATGCATATTGCATCACCATGCGGGTCCTTGCTTTCACATTTCCTTTCCCTTTAATACTTATATGTCTAGAATCCCCTAAATTTTTCAAAGCATATTCTACTTCAATAGCAACTTCGTCAACAGCTTCTTCAATATTTGTTTCTGTCGCAGACTTTAACTGAAAGGCTTTTGCAACTGCATAACTATCTTCTATATCTTCTTGCTCACCATACGGTTGAAAAACACCTAGTGTTTCATATGGTTTTCCTGTTTCTTCAGCTAATTCATCTGTTGCCATTTTACACAAACCTGTGGTAACAGCACTATCCACTCCACCACTAATCGCAATCAATAACCCTGTCGTATTTGACCTTAATATGTAATCTTTTAAAAAGTTTACTCTTTTTCGTATTTCCTGATCGACATCAATCTCAGGTTGGACACCAAGCGAAGCTATGATTTCTCTTTGTAAACTCATTATCCCATCACCTCTAAATAAAATGTTATATCATTATTCTGTATTTATTATAAACTTACTTATACTTATTTTACCACTAAAGAAAACTCGCCGATTGGATAGCCTTTAAGGCGAAGACAGAGGGGAAGTTGCCCTTATACTTTACACATTAATATATTTTTAAACTAATAAAGTAGAACAAACACGATTAAAAGCAAATAAAGTTATAATGATGATCAACCACTTATATAAGAGCAAGCCACTTATTATTAGGTGAAATAGGTAAAGTCACTTGAAAAACAGTTTTATCTGAACGGGATAAATCTATATTGGTTTGATTTATTTGTTTAGTTTAAAAAACATCACTAATAAAATTAGTGATGTTAAAAGTTTATTTTAACTATTTTTAATCACAATATTGATCAAAAGCATCCGTTAAGTTTTTAGCAATCTGCTCAGCAGAATGATCTTCAATTTGATGTCTTTCAATAAAATGAACTAATTCCCCATCCTTCATCAAAGCGATAGAAGGTGAAGACGGTGGGTATGGAGCAAAGTATTCACGTGCTTTTGCCGTAGCTTCTTTATCTTGACCTGCAAAAACAGTAAATAAATTGTTCGGTATTTTCTCGTGGTTTAAAGCAAGCGCAACACCAGGTCTACAAAGTCCAGCCGCACAACCGCAAACTGAATTCACTACTACAAGTGAGGTACCACTTTTATATTCTTCAAAATTCCCCTCAACTTCCTCAGCCGTTCTAAGCTCCTTTACACCTATTTTTGTAAGCTCATCACGCATCGGTTGTATAACATCATTCATATACATATCAAAAGACATAGACATATGCTTTCACTCCTCAAAATATTAATTTCATATAAAACCGCTTATCTTAAGTTTATTATACATGGCTCGAAGGAATGAAAGCAATGTTTGCTATTCGTGTGATAAGTACTATTTTCCGTTCTCATTCGAATCTGATTTATTCCCTTCCTCTTTACTGTGGATAGGAGGTTCAAACGAGACATCTTTATCAGGGTGGGTAAATAAACCCTCTTCTGGTTCGATACCCTTCTCAAAATAATCTTTATTTTGTTCCGTTTGAAAACCAATATCCTTATATGGATGCACCCACTCATCCCCTGCCATAATTTCAGGATCGGTTTCTTCCGTCCACTTAGTTAAAGGGGAATTTGGAGATTCATATTCGTGGTCACCAATGATCACTCCATGTTTATTTACAAAAGTTCCTTTGGGTTCTTTACCTTTTTTAAATTGAGGAAGAAAATTAATTTCATAAGGATCTAGATCAAATTGCTTCTGACTCTGTTGATTTTCTTGACTCAAATTCGTTTGATTTTGACTCTTTTTCTTTTTATTAGCCATCATATCTATCTCCTAATATTATGTTGCAGGTTGGTTTGGACCGTCCAACTTCTTATCTATATTTTTTAAGTCACCAGACTGAGCAGATTCTTTCTGTTGTTGAAGTTGACTTTCTCGTTCGTGCTCCTGCTGTGCTTTTGAATCTTGATTAGGGTTCGTATTCATTTGTTTGTAATCTACTCCTTTCTACTATTATTATGTGTAGGTTTCTAAAAATGATTCAAGAGCTTCATAAGCGATGTCATTCTTAATATTTCAATCACTTGTATTTTTACAGCTTTTTAATTTAGAATGGATGAAACAATACAGTTTTTAAAAAAGGTTTAGGAGGAATCATTCATGACATACATAGCAAGTAATAACAGATATTCCGAAATGAAATACAATTTCTGTGGTCGTTCAGGATTGAAACTACCCGTTATTTCTTTAGGTTTATGGCACAACTTCGGTGGAGTAGACACTTATGAAAATTCGAAATCAATTTTACTTAGTGCATTCGATCTAGGTATTACTCATTTTGATTTAGCAAATAATTACGGTCCTCCTCCGGGATCGGCGGAAGAAACACTGGGTCAAGTCTTAAAATCTGATCTAGCAAATTACCGAGATGAGCTAATCATTTCAACAAAAGCTGGTTACGGAATGTGGGAAGGCCCTTACGGTGAATGGGGTTCTAAAAAATACTTAATCAGCAGCTTAGACCAAAGCTTAAAAAGAATGGGGTTAAACTATGTAGATATTTTCTACAGCCACAGATTTGATCCAGATACACCTTTAGAAGAAACGATGGGAGCTCTTGATCAAGTAGTTAGACAAGGAAAAGCACTCTATGTCGGTATTTCAAATTATGGTGCAGAAGAGACGAAGAAAGCCATTCGTATTCTTAACGAATTAGGAACACCCTTATTAATTCACCAACCAAATTATTCTATGTTTAACCGTTGGATTGAAGACGGACTTCAAGATGTACTTAAAGAAGGTGGAGTTGGTTCCATCGCTTTTGGACCCTTAGCACAAGGTATGCTTACGAATCGTTACCTTGGAGGCATTCCATCTGACTCTAGAGCAGCAAAAGAAGAAAGCATTTTCTTAAATAAAGGAGATGTTACTGAAGAAAAAATTAATAAAGTACAACGATTAAATGAAATGGCTACAAACCGTGGACAAAGCTTAGCACAAATGTCATTAGCTTGGGTACTACGTGGAGGACGTGTTACAACCGCACTTATTGGAGCAAGTAAAGTAAGTCAGATTGAAGAAAACGTAAAAACAATGAATAACCTTGAATTCAGTAGTGAAGAATTAAATAAGATTGAGGATATTTTAAAAGGATAATAATCCTTTCTATAAAAAAGACCACAGATACGATGAATATCTGTGGTCAATGTGCAAATAGATTGCCGAGATTTTATTCAAGATCACCAAAAATCATCAAAAAAATCAGAGCTCCAATTTTTATAAATTTCTTCATCCTCACTTGTATAGCCTTTAAATAAAATCGGTGTATCTATTTTATTTTTTATGGCATAGAACATCCGATTCCCATTATATTCCACATATTTAATATCATCTTTCTTAAAACCATTTACTTGTATCCACTTAATGTTGTCATCAATAATCACACCTGCTAACAACGCGATTGAAAACGAAGGGGCACCAAAAGCAGTCCAAGCCATCTCATCTTCATTATCCTTTAATGAATTTAGACTTATAATTAGATTAGAATCAACAGGTGTTTCATCCTTAAATAAAAACAGCTGTATATTTTCTTTTTCATCCATTATAAAAAATAATTGATAGATCTCATTAACTTCAACGGATTTCATCGTATCCTCTATTAAATAAGAAATATCAGATCTGTTTTGCATCAATTTAAAATAATTGGGTTCTTTGTTTATTTTGTAAATTATAACAGATATAATGAATATAAAAATTATCGTGAGCAAAAATACCTTTTTTTTATTTCCCACCTAAACCACTCTCTTCCTAAAAATATCCCGTGAACACCATTTTAACAAAATCACAGTTATACAACCATTTCTTTCTTCTTTACATTCAATACAGTACAATGATGAGAAATGAATAAGAAAAGTATAGGAGTTAGATATATGTCTTATGATGTTATTGTAATTGGCGGAGGTCCTGCTGGTTTAATGGCTAGTATTTCTGCTAGCGAAAATGGAGCTAAGGTATTACTGGTTGACAAAGGAAATAAGTTAGGCAGAAAGTTAGCCATTTCTGGAGGCGGCAGATGTAACGTCACAAACGCCCATGAAGTTGACGAAATTATAAAAAACATTCCTGGTAACGGACGTTTCTTACATAGTGCGTTTTCAAATTTTAATAATCAAGATATCATACAATTTTTCGAAAAGTTAGGGATTCAGTTAAAAGAAGAAGATCGAGGCAGAATGTTTCCTGTCTCAGATAAAGCAATGACCGTTGTACGTACCTTGATCAATAAAGCAGAAAAACTAGGTGTAAATATAAAAACCAATTCGCCTGTCAAACGAGTCATTTACGCTGATCAGCACACAAAAGGAATTGAATTACAGACAGGTGAAAAAATAAAAAGCAACTCTGTCATCATTGCAGCAGGAGGAAAATCTGTTCCACATACAGGTTCTACTGGGGATGGTTATGTTTGGGCAGAAGATGCAGGCCATACGATTACTGAATTGTATCCTACAGAAGTCCCTATCACATCAAACGAACCCTTTATTCAAAAAAAAGAACTACAAGGGCTATCCTTAAGGAATATTGAGCTCACCGTCTGGAATCCTAAAAACAAAAAGGTAATCACTCATGAAGGGGACATGATTTTCACCCACTTTGGCATTTCTGGACCCGTGGCTTTGCGATGCAGTCAATTTATCATAAAAACAATGAAAAAGTTTAAAATAAATCAAATACAAATGTCTATAGATCTATTCCCTAAGCAATCTGAAGAGCAACTGCTCAAAACGATTAAAAATATTGGGGAAAATGAACCAAAGAAGCAAATCAAAAACTTACTTAAAAAAATATTACCTGAACGTATCATCCCCTTATTGTTAAAAAAAGCAGATATTCAAGATGAGTGCATTTTCAACAATGTGGCTAATTCTAACTGGTTAGAATTCATTTCCACACTAAAGAAGTTTAGCTTTTATGTAAAAGGGACACGTTCAATTGAAGAAGCTTTTGTGACTGGTGGGGGAGTGCATCTAAAAGAGATACATCCAAAAACGATGCAATCAAAATTGATGAACGGATTATTTTTTTGCGGTGAAATATTGGATATCCATGGTTACACTGGAGGGTACAATATTACGGCTGCTTTTGTCACAGGACAAACCGCTGGCAAACATGCAGCAGAAAAAACAATAACTGTATAGTTACATAAACTCATAAAAATGAAAAAAATAGAGCCATACCTTCTAAGATGGCTCTTTTCCTTTACTTATATATGAACATCGTCCGCGGATAAATAATTTGTTTCTTCATATTCATTTGTTTGTTCTTTTAGTTCATTATTTTCATTATCACTTAAATAATCTTCTGGTAAATCTTCAATAACAGTATGTGCAGGTATGGGGATTTGTCCTATTTCAATTCCATAAGCCGCATTAATATAGTTACTTTCATCTGAAGCTTTTTCTACCATTGTTCCCCCATGTGCTTGAATAATTTCCAAAGCAGATGTCAAATCATTTTTTTCAATATGAATGTGCAATGTTGGTTTACTCAAATCACCATGATAAAACACCTCATAACCTAACTCCTCTAACGTATCTAAGGCTAAAAATGCTGATCTTCTATCCTCAAATTCAAAAATAATCGGTTTTTTATCCATTGGCTCATTCCTTTAAGTTTTTTATATAGCTTATCCCCCAAAAATGTGTTCTATACAAATCCGAATAGACGAATGTTGAAATTTTAATACCATACACTTGTGTCCAACCCAATGGATTTTTTAAACATACGATAACTTGAAACCCTATTCTTTTACATGTCATCACTTTCT comes from Chengkuizengella sediminis and encodes:
- the acpS gene encoding holo-ACP synthase codes for the protein MIYGIGNDLIEISRVENVVNKNHGKKFVDRILTPQEKNIYMKREKNSVEFVAGRFAAKEAVVKALGCGIGKKIGFQDINIVPNELGKPICHISGQILEDLGVFESKIHISITHSATMAAAFAVVEV
- the nadE gene encoding ammonia-dependent NAD(+) synthetase gives rise to the protein MSLQREIIASLGVQPEIDVDQEIRKRVNFLKDYILRSNTTGLLIAISGGVDSAVTTGLCKMATDELAEETGKPYETLGVFQPYGEQEDIEDSYAVAKAFQLKSATETNIEEAVDEVAIEVEYALKNLGDSRHISIKGKGNVKARTRMVMQYALAFERNLLVVGTDHASEALTGFFTKYGDGAVDITPLSTLSKRQVRMLANKLGVPKTVIEKAPTAGLWAGQTDETELGITYEQNSDFLEGKEVDPKVREKLEQLYKNTEHKRNLIPGI
- a CDS encoding BrxA/BrxB family bacilliredoxin, giving the protein MSMSFDMYMNDVIQPMRDELTKIGVKELRTAEEVEGNFEEYKSGTSLVVVNSVCGCAAGLCRPGVALALNHEKIPNNLFTVFAGQDKEATAKAREYFAPYPPSSPSIALMKDGELVHFIERHQIEDHSAEQIAKNLTDAFDQYCD
- a CDS encoding DUF3905 domain-containing protein, which codes for MANKKKKSQNQTNLSQENQQSQKQFDLDPYEINFLPQFKKGKEPKGTFVNKHGVIIGDHEYESPNSPLTKWTEETDPEIMAGDEWVHPYKDIGFQTEQNKDYFEKGIEPEEGLFTHPDKDVSFEPPIHSKEEGNKSDSNENGK
- the mgrA gene encoding L-glyceraldehyde 3-phosphate reductase — translated: MTYIASNNRYSEMKYNFCGRSGLKLPVISLGLWHNFGGVDTYENSKSILLSAFDLGITHFDLANNYGPPPGSAEETLGQVLKSDLANYRDELIISTKAGYGMWEGPYGEWGSKKYLISSLDQSLKRMGLNYVDIFYSHRFDPDTPLEETMGALDQVVRQGKALYVGISNYGAEETKKAIRILNELGTPLLIHQPNYSMFNRWIEDGLQDVLKEGGVGSIAFGPLAQGMLTNRYLGGIPSDSRAAKEESIFLNKGDVTEEKINKVQRLNEMATNRGQSLAQMSLAWVLRGGRVTTALIGASKVSQIEENVKTMNNLEFSSEELNKIEDILKG
- a CDS encoding NAD(P)/FAD-dependent oxidoreductase, with amino-acid sequence MSYDVIVIGGGPAGLMASISASENGAKVLLVDKGNKLGRKLAISGGGRCNVTNAHEVDEIIKNIPGNGRFLHSAFSNFNNQDIIQFFEKLGIQLKEEDRGRMFPVSDKAMTVVRTLINKAEKLGVNIKTNSPVKRVIYADQHTKGIELQTGEKIKSNSVIIAAGGKSVPHTGSTGDGYVWAEDAGHTITELYPTEVPITSNEPFIQKKELQGLSLRNIELTVWNPKNKKVITHEGDMIFTHFGISGPVALRCSQFIIKTMKKFKINQIQMSIDLFPKQSEEQLLKTIKNIGENEPKKQIKNLLKKILPERIIPLLLKKADIQDECIFNNVANSNWLEFISTLKKFSFYVKGTRSIEEAFVTGGGVHLKEIHPKTMQSKLMNGLFFCGEILDIHGYTGGYNITAAFVTGQTAGKHAAEKTITV